Proteins encoded by one window of Amaranthus tricolor cultivar Red isolate AtriRed21 chromosome 4, ASM2621246v1, whole genome shotgun sequence:
- the LOC130810544 gene encoding protein CURVATURE THYLAKOID 1B, chloroplastic produces MATCTTNALSISSTSALMDAKAAARQPASASPQCVTLPTLPPPPFQSQSRLIKSAAYCRKIARNVVTLATTGEAPAAAPVATPTSPETSEADPSELFKSLQEAWDKVEDKYAVSSLAVAGFVGLWGSAGLISAIDRLPLIPGVFEIVGIGYSGWFAYNNLLSVDKREALIQKIKDTYEDIIG; encoded by the exons ATGGCCACTTGCACCACCAATGCACTTTCTATCTCCTCCACCTCCGCCTTGATGGACGCTAAGGCGGCGGCTCGACAACCGGCTTCCGCCTCGCCGCAATGTGTTACGCTTCCAACTCTCCCACCTCCGCCTTTCCAATCCCAAAGCCGTCTTATTAAGAGTGCTGCTTACT gTCGAAAGATAGCTAGAAATGTGGTTACATTAGCCACAACAGGAGAAGCTCCAGCAGCAGCACCAGTAGCAACACCCACATCTCCTGAAACTTCCGAGGCTGACCCTTCTGAGCTTTTCAAATCTCTCCAAGAAGCT TGGGACAAAGTTGAAGACAAATATGCAGTGAGTTCACTAGCTGTAGCTGGATTTGTTGGTCTTTGGGGTTCTGCTGGTTTAATCTct GCCATTGACAGGCTTCCTTTGATACCTGGTGTTTTTGAGATAGTAGGCATTGGCTACAGTGGG TGGTTTGCATACAATAATTTACTCTCTGTGGATAAAAG GGAAGCCTTAATACAAAAAATTAAGGACACATACGAGGACATAATTGGGTGA
- the LOC130809948 gene encoding cathecol O-methyltransferase 1-like, producing MSTNHNDQTIADTNGVINGSLNHSKHDQNEDETYAYAAQILNSCVLPMILNATIDLGVLQIINKEVDSDGLSTTELATRIQSKNPEAPVMLDRMLRVLATYSVVSCKAITNEEGSVLRLYGPAPVTKFFVPDEDGVSLAPMLNLVIDKVFLSTWCKLKEAVMEGGIPFNKVYGMHAFEYPSVDPKFNEIFNKAMLAHSTHTIKKVIQNYKGFENIKQLVDVGGGLGHSINAITSQYPSIKGINFDLPHVIQQAPPLPGVEHVGGDMFESVPKGDAIFMKWILHDWSDDQCLVLLKNCYKALPEDGKVIVVETNITDEPETTSLSRAISQLDVSMMTQNPGGKERTRREFEALAKAAGFSGVKIHCYVCNFWVMEFHK from the exons atgtcTACTAATCACAATGATCAAACCATAGCTGACACAAATGGTGTAATTAATGGATCATTAAATCATTCAAAACATGATCAAAATGAAGATGAAACATATGCATATGCTGCTCAAATACTTAATTCATGTGTTCTTCCCATGATTTTAAATGCTACTATTGATTTAGGTGTGCTTCAAATCATTAATAAGGAGGTGGATTCAGATGGGTTATCCACTACTGAGTTGGCGACCCGGATCCAATCTAAAAACCCGGAAGCTCCAGTTATGTTAGACCGGATGTTAAGGGTGTTAGCTACTTATTCTGTAGTGAGTTGTAAGGCCATTACCAACGAAGAAGGGTCGGTTCTGAGGTTGTATGGACCCGCTCCGGTTACAAAGTTCTTTGTTCCTGATGAAGATGGGGTGTCCTTAGCCCCTATGTTAAACTTGGTTATTGACAAGGTTTTTCTTTCCACTTg GTGCAAATTAAAAGAGGCGGTGATGGAAGGAGGAATACCATTCAATAAGGTATATGGAATGCATGCATTTGAATACCCAAGTGTGGATCCAAAATTTAATGAGATCTTTAACAAAGCAATGCTTGCTCATTCAACACATACCATAAAAAAGGTGATCCAAAATTATAAAGGATTTGAGAACATTAAACAACTAGTTGATGTTGGAGGAGGTCTTGGACATAGTATTAATGCTATTACATCTCAATATCCTTCTATTAAAGGAATTAACTTTGATTTGCCCCATGTTATTCAACAAGCTCCTCCACTGCCTG GTGTGGAGCATGTTGGTGGAGATATGTTTGAAAGTGTTCCTAAGGGAGATGCTATCTTCATGAAG TGGATCCTCCACGACTGGAGTGACGATCAATGTCTAGTATTGTTAAAGAATTGTTATAAGGCATTGCCAGAAGATGGCAAGGTAATCGTCGTGGAAACAAACATCACAGACGAGCCAGAGACGACATCACTTTCAAGAGCTATTAGTCAATTGGATGTGAGCATGATGACACAAAATCCAGGAGGAAAGGAAAGGACTAGGAGAGAATTTGAGGCTTTAGCTAAGGCGGCTGGATTTTCTGGTGTCAAGATCCATTGTTATGTATGCAATTTTTGGGTTATGGAATTTCACAAATGA